The genomic DNA TGATGCCCAGCACATCGGCGATCTGTTGCCGTGACAACGGCAATGCGATCACCCCTTCGCCATCGGCGCGCAGCCGCCGGCCCATGTCGAGCAGGAAGGTCGCGACCTTCTCCCGCGCGGTCTTGCGGCCGAGCAGCAGCATCCAGTCACGGGTGCGGTCGAGATCGTCCAGCGTCCGCGCAAGCAGCCGATGCTGCAATTCGCCGTGCCGCATCGCGAACCCGTCGAACGCGCCGCGCGGAAACAGGCACAGCCGCGCGTCGGTCAGCGCGGTCACGCTGTGCGGCGTGCGTGCGCCAAAGGGCCGGCCGATGAAATCCGACGCATAGACCACGCCGACAATCTGTTCGCGCCCGTCGCCGGTGGAGGTGGCGAGCTTCAGCGTCCCTTCGATCACATTGGCGACGATGGTGCTGTCGTCGCCTTCCCACATCACCGTCTGCCCGGCATGGAGCGCCACCCGCCGCCCGATCCGGCTCAGCGCCGCGCGATCGGCGTCGGACAGGTCCGCGCAGATCGCATGGTCGCGCACGACGCAGGTGTCGCAGGACTGCCCGCCGCAGGTGCGGGCCATCGGGGCGGCGGCGGCATTTTGCGCCATGTCAAATCGCATATCCATGCCCGCTGCATGACGCGGGCGCAGGGCGCGACCTATCCGTAATTGTGCGTAAAGTGGGTGGGATGAGGGGATGAGGCGGGCTTGACTTCGCACATTTCCCGCGGATTTCGACATTTCAGAACATATGTCGGACATTGTGTTTCGGACGCGAGGCCGCCCGCCAATCCGTTCGGGCAAGGCGAAGTGACGTGCGTTGCTTTCGCGTGAATATTATGGCCGGGTGGGGTGGATAGGGGACGGTCTGCTTAGCTGTGCCTTCCATGAAGAGCATCGTGTTCCTGCGAAGGCAGGAACCCAGTTCCGCCCTCACCTCATCACACCAACGTCCGAACTGGGCTCCTGCCTTCGCAGGAGCACGGTGCGTTTAACCTCCAAATTGGTCGTCACCCGCCCGTCGCTTCCACCCCGTCGTCCGCATGGAAGGCGATGCGGAGCGCTTCGGCCAGGCTTTTGACCTCCAGCTTCTGCATCAGGTTGGCGCGGTGGATTTCCACCGTTCTGGGGCTGATGCCCAGATCATAGGCGATAGTCTTGTTGGGCAGCCCTTCGACCAGCCCGCCCAGCACGTCGCGCTCCCGGTCGGTCAGCACATTGAGCCGCGCCTGCGCCTCCTGCGCCCGCGCGCTCGCGCCGCGCGCGGCGACCGATTGCCTGCGCGCCGCCTCGATACAGGCGAGCAGGCTGTGCTTGTCGAACGGCTTTTCGATGAAGTCGCTGGCCCCGGCCTTCATCGCCGCGACCGCCATGTCGACATCGCCATGGCCGGTCATGATGACCACCGGCAACATCACGCCCCGCGCGCGCAGTTCGCGCTGCACCTCCAGCCCGTCCATGTCGGGCATCCGCACGTCCAGCAGCACGCAGCCCTGGGGCAGGTCCGCCGCCGCCTTCAGAAAGGGCAGGCCGCCGTCGAACAGGGTGACGGCAAAGCCGCTGGTCCGCAGCAGGAAGGACAGGGACCGGCGGATCGCTTCGTCATCGTCCACGACATAAAGGGGGTAAGGATCGGTCATGCTTCGTCCGCGCGGTCGAGGGTGAAATGAAAGGCGGCGCCGCCCCAGGGCGATGGCGTCGCCCAGATCCGGCCGCCATGACCTTCGATAATGGTCTGGCTGATCGACAGGCCCACGCCCATGCCGGTCGCCTTGCTGGTGGTGAAGGGGGTGAAGAGCGTGCGCGACATGTCGGGATCAAGGCCGGGGCCGCTGTCGGCGACCACCACCTCCACCTTGTCATCCTCGGCCGGCGCGGCGGTCAGCCGCAGGATGCGGACCGGCCGGTCCTGCATCGCCTCCACCGCATTCCTGACCAGATTGATGATGACCTGCTGCAACTGGACGCGGTTGACCAGCACCTTGTCGACGGCGCGATCGACCTGCACATCCATGTCGATGCCCCGGCTGTCGGTGCCGATAAAGGCCAGCGCCGCACCTTCGGCCAGCAGGGCGCGCATCGGTTCGGGCTGGCGCACCGTTTCGCCGCGCCGGATAAATTCGCGCAGCGAGCGGATGATCTCGCCCGCGCGCAGCGCCTGTTTCGCGCTTTCGTCCATCGCCTCGGCCAGCATCTCCCGATCCACTTCGCCCGGCATGGCCAGCAGGTCGCGCGCCGCCTCCATATAATTGGCGATCGCGGTCAGCGGCTGGTTGAGTTCATGCGCCAGCGCGGAGGCCAAAGTCCCCATCGCCGTCACCCGGCTGGCATGGGCCAGTTCGGATTGCAGGTCGGCGACGCGCCGTTCAGCCTGTTGCCGTTCGGTCAGGTCGCGGATGAAGCCGGTGAACAGCCGCCGCCCCTGATCCTGCACCTCGCCCACCGACAATTCGATCGGGAAGGTGGAGCCGTCGCGCCGCCGCGCGGCGGTCAGCCGGCCGACGCCGATGATCCGTTTTTCGCCGGTGGTGCGATAATGGTCGATATAGCCGTCATGCCGCTCCCGGTCGGGGGAGGGCATCAGCATCGAGATATTCTCGCCCAGCACGTCGCTCTGCGCATATTGGAACATGCGCTGCGCCGCCGCGCTGAACGACACGATCCGGCCATGCAGGTCGATCACGATCAGTGCGTCGGGCACGGTCGCCAGGATCGATCCCAGCAACGCCTGTTCCAGACTATGTGCATCGCTCAGCGCGTCGGTGTCGTCATCGGCTACGGCCATGCCCCCTCCATGCCGTCCTTTCAGTGCGCCAGCAAGAGCGGCACCGGCGCGGTGCGCAGCAGGGCGCGGGTGACGCCGCCGAAGATCAGTTCGCGCAGGCGGCTATGGCCGAACGCGCCCATCACGACCCAGTCGGCGCGCAGGGTGGCGATCGCCTCGCGCAACAGCGCTTCGGTCGGCCGGTCGGCGCGCGGCCAGACATGAAGCTGCGCCTTGATGCCATGGCGGGCGAGATATTCGGGCGCGTCGGTGGCGGGGAAGGCCGTGCCGCCTTCCTCCTCGATCGTGACGATGTCGACCGCTTCGGCCAGTGCGAGCAGCGGCACGGCGGCGCGCAGCGCGGCGCCGGCGGCGTGCGATCCATCCCAGGCGACCAGCGCGCGGCCGGTCACGGCGAAGCGCTTCGCCGCCTGCGGCACCGCCAGCACCGGCGTCCGTCCGCCCAGCGCCAGATCGGCCGCGATCGGCAAGGGGTCTTTGGCGCTGCTCCGTCCGCTTTCGGGCAGGCTGGCGACGATGATGTCAGCCAGCTTCGCCGCGGACAGCAGACCGGGCAGGCTGTCGCCATCCATCTGCCGCCAGTCCCAGGCGACATCCTCCTGCGCGAAACGGGCCTCCACCTGCGCCCGGAAGGTTTCGTCAATGGCGTGCAGTTCGGCCGCGACCGCCGGGGCATAGCCCAGCCCGTCGCCGACGCCGGCGGCAAGTATTTCCAGCATCGGTGTCACCTGGACGCACTGGACATGGGCGCGCGCCGCGCGGGCCAGATCGCAGGCCGCCTGCAACCGGCTTTCCGCGCCCAGATCGTCATGGATATGCAGCAGGATCGTTTTCATGACACATCTCCGTTCGTTCCCGACCGGATTAGACCTTGCCCCCGTGCGACCACTATCCGGGATAGTCCTTATAGCATTTCCGGGCCTGAATGGGGATTCAAACCGGCATGACATGGACCATGATACGGCTGGAACTGGCGCGCACGCCCGCCTTTCCCAACGGGTCGGCGGCGCGCAGCTATGTGCTGCGGCTGCCGCTGGGCGCGGACGGCCGGATCGACGAGCAGGAATATCGCCACCATCCCGAATATGCGACGGTGCGGCGCTTCTGGCCCAATGAGCCGGATCGCCACGGCCATCTGCTGCGCACGGCCGAGGGATGGGCCTTATCCTATGCCGCCGACGAAACGCCGTTCCGGCTGGAGGCGCAGGCGATTCGGTCGGGCAGCCATATGACCCTGACCGAACCGGGCGGCGCGCGCCTGCCCTTCGAGGTCAAGGCGCTGGGTTCGATCTGAAAAGGGGGGGCTTGCCGCCCCCCTTCCCCCTTTACAGTTTGAAGCCGACGCCGACGCCGAACACGAACGGGTCGAGATGGACGCGGACCTTCTGCACCCCCGCCGCCGTGGTCGACAGGCGGGTGGTGGTGTCGATGTCGATATATTTGACATCGAGATTGAGGAACATCCGGTCGTTGAGCTGGATATCGACGCCCGCCTGCCCCGCCAGACCGAAGCTGTCGGACATATGCACCTTCGTATCGCCGACCGCGCCTTCCAGCGCGCCCGACGCCTTCTCATTGTAAAAGACGGTATAGTTGACGCCCGCACCCACATAGGGGCGGATTTTGCCGTCGGGCAGGAAATGATATTGCGCCGTCAGCGTCGGCGGCAGCACCCAGGTCGACGCCAGCTTGCCCAGCGATCCGGTGGTGCCGGTGCGGCCGCTGGCGCTATGTTTGGTCGTGGCGGCGATCAGTTCGAAGCCGATATGGTCGGTCGCCATGTAAGTGAAGTCCAGTTCGGGCGTCACCGCATTGTCGACGCTCACCTTCTCGCCCGGAAAGGCGGGCAGGATGCTGCCGCTTTTCTCGTTCGGTGCGACCATGATGCCGCGCAGGCGGATCAGCACGTCGCCCTGCTTCGCCTGTGCCGGCGTCGCCAGCGCGCCGGCGATCGCGGCCGCGCCCAGCATCAGGCTCCTGATATGCATGTCATGTCTCCTTCCCTGTGGTTGGTGACAGCCCTTTGCGCTGCTTGCCCCGCCGCGGCATTGATCGAGCGCAAGCCGATTTTTGACCTGGCGCAATGCAGGGGGCGGGGCGTCCATGCGATGCGCCCTGTCATGTGGACCTATCATCCCGATCTGCTCGCCCGGCCGGTGCCGCGCTACACCAGCTATCCCACCGCCGCGCAGTTTGGCGACGCGATCGGCGCCGCCGCCATGGCCGAGCGGCTGGACCAGGTGGCGGCGGACGCGCCGCTCTCCCTCTATCTCCACATCCCCTATTGCCACGATATCTGCTGGTATTGCGGCTGCAACACCGGCGCGGCCAACAAGGCGCAGCGCCTGTCCGCCTATGTCGAGGCGCTGGAGCGCGAGATCGCCATGGTCGCGGCGCGGCTGAACGGACGCGGGCGGGTGACGCGCATCGCCTTTGGCGGGGGCAGCCCCAACAGCCTGCCGCTGGTCGACTTCATTCGTCTGCTCCAGCAGCTTACCCGCTGTTTCGAGGCGCGCGGCGCGCATGTCTCGGTGGAGCTGGACCCGCGCCGGCTGGACGGGCCGTGGATCGCAGCGATGGCGGCGATGGGGGTCGATCGCGTCAATCTGGGGGTGCAGACCTTCACCCCGGCGGTGCAGGCGAAGATCGGCCGCATCCAGCCGCTGGAGATGGTCGAGCGCGCGGTCGAGGGGTTCGCCCACGCGGGCGTCGCGACCGGGTTCGACCTGATGTATGGGCTGCCGGGGCAGACGATGGACGATCTGGCCGCCACGCTGGACGCCAGTATCGCCATGGCCCCGGCGCGCATCGCCCTGTTCGGCTATGCCCATATGCCGCGCCTGCTGCCGCGTCAGGCGCGGATCGACGGGGCGGAATTGCCCGACCTGGAAACCCGCTTCGCCATGGCGGCGCAGGGCTATGCCCAGTTGGTCGCGGCGGGCTATCAGCCGATCGGCTTCGACCATTTCGCCCTGCCCGGCGATTCCATGGCGGTGGCGGCGCGGGAGGGGCGGTTGCGGCGCAATTTCCAGGGCTTCACCGATGATGACGCCGGCATAGTGATCGGCATGGGGGCGAGCGCGATCAGCGCCTTTCCCGATCTGCTGGTGCAGAATGAGAAGCGCGCCGGGGTCTATCGCGAA from Sphingobium sp. CAP-1 includes the following:
- the fixJ gene encoding response regulator FixJ; translation: MTDPYPLYVVDDDEAIRRSLSFLLRTSGFAVTLFDGGLPFLKAAADLPQGCVLLDVRMPDMDGLEVQRELRARGVMLPVVIMTGHGDVDMAVAAMKAGASDFIEKPFDKHSLLACIEAARRQSVAARGASARAQEAQARLNVLTDRERDVLGGLVEGLPNKTIAYDLGISPRTVEIHRANLMQKLEVKSLAEALRIAFHADDGVEATGG
- a CDS encoding universal stress protein; the protein is MKTILLHIHDDLGAESRLQAACDLARAARAHVQCVQVTPMLEILAAGVGDGLGYAPAVAAELHAIDETFRAQVEARFAQEDVAWDWRQMDGDSLPGLLSAAKLADIIVASLPESGRSSAKDPLPIAADLALGGRTPVLAVPQAAKRFAVTGRALVAWDGSHAAGAALRAAVPLLALAEAVDIVTIEEEGGTAFPATDAPEYLARHGIKAQLHVWPRADRPTEALLREAIATLRADWVVMGAFGHSRLRELIFGGVTRALLRTAPVPLLLAH
- a CDS encoding Crp/Fnr family transcriptional regulator codes for the protein MDMRFDMAQNAAAAPMARTCGGQSCDTCVVRDHAICADLSDADRAALSRIGRRVALHAGQTVMWEGDDSTIVANVIEGTLKLATSTGDGREQIVGVVYASDFIGRPFGARTPHSVTALTDARLCLFPRGAFDGFAMRHGELQHRLLARTLDDLDRTRDWMLLLGRKTAREKVATFLLDMGRRLRADGEGVIALPLSRQQIADVLGITIETVSRQMTEMKREGVIDLIGRRGVKLVDRAALAALAEAG
- the hemN gene encoding oxygen-independent coproporphyrinogen III oxidase, which translates into the protein MWTYHPDLLARPVPRYTSYPTAAQFGDAIGAAAMAERLDQVAADAPLSLYLHIPYCHDICWYCGCNTGAANKAQRLSAYVEALEREIAMVAARLNGRGRVTRIAFGGGSPNSLPLVDFIRLLQQLTRCFEARGAHVSVELDPRRLDGPWIAAMAAMGVDRVNLGVQTFTPAVQAKIGRIQPLEMVERAVEGFAHAGVATGFDLMYGLPGQTMDDLAATLDASIAMAPARIALFGYAHMPRLLPRQARIDGAELPDLETRFAMAAQGYAQLVAAGYQPIGFDHFALPGDSMAVAAREGRLRRNFQGFTDDDAGIVIGMGASAISAFPDLLVQNEKRAGVYRERIAAGDLPATRGIERTGEDRRRGRIIEALLCQGEAHVGTVPMPDLSQFEAMGLVRCTGDHVRLTPAARPYARVVAACFDGWLQPAEKRFSHAI
- a CDS encoding OmpW/AlkL family protein, with the protein product MHIRSLMLGAAAIAGALATPAQAKQGDVLIRLRGIMVAPNEKSGSILPAFPGEKVSVDNAVTPELDFTYMATDHIGFELIAATTKHSASGRTGTTGSLGKLASTWVLPPTLTAQYHFLPDGKIRPYVGAGVNYTVFYNEKASGALEGAVGDTKVHMSDSFGLAGQAGVDIQLNDRMFLNLDVKYIDIDTTTRLSTTAAGVQKVRVHLDPFVFGVGVGFKL
- a CDS encoding sensor histidine kinase, which produces MAVADDDTDALSDAHSLEQALLGSILATVPDALIVIDLHGRIVSFSAAAQRMFQYAQSDVLGENISMLMPSPDRERHDGYIDHYRTTGEKRIIGVGRLTAARRRDGSTFPIELSVGEVQDQGRRLFTGFIRDLTERQQAERRVADLQSELAHASRVTAMGTLASALAHELNQPLTAIANYMEAARDLLAMPGEVDREMLAEAMDESAKQALRAGEIIRSLREFIRRGETVRQPEPMRALLAEGAALAFIGTDSRGIDMDVQVDRAVDKVLVNRVQLQQVIINLVRNAVEAMQDRPVRILRLTAAPAEDDKVEVVVADSGPGLDPDMSRTLFTPFTTSKATGMGVGLSISQTIIEGHGGRIWATPSPWGGAAFHFTLDRADEA